The following proteins come from a genomic window of Phacochoerus africanus isolate WHEZ1 chromosome 9, ROS_Pafr_v1, whole genome shotgun sequence:
- the ZBTB42 gene encoding zinc finger and BTB domain-containing protein 42, producing MEFPEHGGRLLGRLRQQRELGFLCDCTVLVGDARFPAHRAVLAACSVYFHLFYRERPAGSRDPVRLNGDIVTAPAFSRLLDFMYEGRLDLRSLPVEDVLAAASYLHMYDIVKVCASRLRQRGRAPAPETPAPGAEPPGRPPCPLSAWTPELCPAARKARLPPAGVEAPRPPLALGPPAGQGPGEPDRALDLSLKPGSKREPAHPAHVLRTGPCSQMQQGARRLTKDEPDSPSEQEDGSGPRSPPGTPQPACVPAATCLAGDLEPLPVSEVGRGDLELDAERGAIADELGPGGHLCICPLCGKLFPSAHVLQLHLSAHFRERDGSRARLSPDGTVPTCPLCRKTFSCTYTLKRHERTHSGEKPYTCAQCGKGFQYSHNLSRHAVVHTREKPHACRWCERRFTQSGDLYRHVRKFHCGLVKSLLV from the coding sequence ATGGAGTTCCCGGAGCACGGCGGGCGGCTGCTGGGCCGCCTGAGGCAGCAGCGCGAGCTGGGCTTCCTGTGCGACTGCACCGTGCTGGTGGGCGACGCGCGCTTCCCAGCCCACCGCGCCGTGCTGGCCGCGTGCAGCGTCTACTTCCATCTCTTCTACAGGGAGCGGCCGGCGGGCAGCCGCGACCCGGTGCGGCTCAACGGCGACATCGTCACGGCGCCCGCCTTCAGCCGTCTGCTGGACTTCATGTACGAGGGCCGCCTGGACCTGCGCAGCCTGCCCGTTGAGGACGTCCTGGCCGCGGCCAGCTACCTGCACATGTACGACATCGTGAAGGTCTGCGCGAGCAGGCTCAGGCAGAGGGGCCGCGCGCCGGCGCCGGAGACGCCCGCTCCCGGGGCGGAGCCGCCAGGCCGGCCCCCGTGTCCCCTGTCGGCCTGGACCCCCGAGCTCTGTCCAGCTGCCCGGAAGGCCAGGCTCCCTCCCGCTGGGGTcgaggccccccgccccccgctagCGCTGGGGCCTCCCGCCGGGCAGGGCCCTGGCGAGCCAGACCGGGCTCTGGACCTGTCGCTGAAGCCCGGCTCAAAGCGGGAGCCAGCCCACCCGGCCCATGTCCTCCGGACAGGCCCCTGCAGCCAGATGCAGCAAGGGGCCCGGCGGCTAACGAAGGATGAGCCGGACTCACCGTCCGAGCAAGAGGACGGCAGCGGCCCTCGGAGCCCGCCCGGCACCCCGCAGCCAGCCTGCGTTCCTGCAGCCACGTGCCTGGCAGGGGACTTGGAGCCACTGCCAGTCAGTGAGGTGGGCCGTGGGGACCTGGAGCTGGATGCGGAGAGGGGGGCCATCGCGGATGAGCTGGGGCCCGGCGGGCACCTCTGCATCTGCCCGCTGTGCGGCAAGCTGTTCCCCAGCGCCCACgtgctgcagctgcacctcagTGCCCACTTCCGGGAGCGGGACGGCAGCCGGGCCCGGCTCTCACCCGATGGCACCGTGCCCACCTGCCCGCTCTGCAGGAAGACCTTCTCCTGCACGTACACGCTGAAGCGGCACGAGCGCACGCACTCGGGCGAGAAGCCCTACACGTGTGCACAGTGTGGCAAGGGCTTCCAGTACTCGCACAACCTGAGCCGCCACGCCGTAGTGCACACGCGAGAGAAGCCGCACGCCTGCCGCTGGTGTGAGCGTCGCTTCACGCAATCAGGGGACCTCTACCGCCATGTCCGCAAGTTCCACTGCGGCCTGGTCAAGTCCCTGCTGGTGTGA